AAATGTCTAACTGGTGATGCAATAAATGACTTGAAGATTATATAAATGGAAGAATGATCTGAGTTCTAATATATCGGGGGGGAGCAAGTGAAAGAATGTTGTTTGTAATGCTCAACAtactatttaaattcaataagctCAGCAAGAAGTTGAAAAGCAAATAACTTTGCAAATGTCAGGTCAATCatcaaaaaaaacaaaaacaaacacgtCGCACGTTGGATAAAAACTTTGACCAAAATGATTAGCACATTTGCTCTATACTATGGCATGCAGATTAAGAGTGGCGATTGTCAACTCTACGCTCGAACAATTTCACCTTGCTCTTCGCTTTTGCAGCCCCTCTTTGGCTTTCGAATGAGACCAGACATGTCGCCCACAATGGCGCGTTGTCCCGATTCCTGTGTGGGACTGGTGGGCAGATTACTTAGCTTCTGGGTTAGATCCTTAACCGTATGGTCGcgttttagctgcagcagcatgtcCTTTCCATCCAGATCTGCATAAAAGtaacaaataattgtaagAATAGTGCTCAATATTGATGGATTGTTCATATgagcgcacaaaagtatgcaatgacAAGAGCTGAATGCGAAATTTCTTTGGAGCACATAAAGgtatgcaacatatttttttgtttgaccTACCTGTGGACTCCACACTGATTTGCTTGGACTGATTGTTAGTACTGGTTAGGGAGCTAGCAGCTTTGGCAACTGGATAAATCCACCAGCCTAGCGgaggcggtggtggtggtggcggtggcggcggcaccACAGCCGCAGGCTTATGTACCGGACTCAGCGGCGCTGGTTCCGGCGGTGAATCCAACTTAAGCGCTGCAGGGCTAAGTGGCGTAAAGTCAAAGTCTGTGGCATTCAAAGCCTTCTTAGGTGAAAGCACATCCTGTGTGGGGGTTTGATGCTTGGGCGATTGATTTAGCTGCGTGTAGTAGTTGTTAAGCCGATTTTCATCGTTCTCATACTTTTTGTAGGcactgtctgtctgctgtATATTCTTCTTAATGCCATTGATCACAGTTGCGTTGCGCTCCCGAAAGAGATTCTTTTTGGTAAGGAACTCATGCtgattgctattgctattgctattgctgttattgttaagCTTGTCAAAGCTGTTGTTGATTATGGAGATGCTATTGATGCcgctcagcagctgcttggtGGGACTCAGGAGCAAACTGTTGTTGGGCGTCTCAATAATGCAgccactgttgttgttgctgttgttgttcgtgtgctttgcattgttgttaGCTAGCTCAGGCAGCAAAGACTGCGGTGGACTCTCGCCGCTTTGTATGGTAGCAGGTATGGCGGTTACAATTTGGCCTTTGGTGGGATATTGATTGCATTATTTGTTGGACGGTTAGCAAGTGTAACAAGCGAGTGGTAAATGTGTGAGGCAACATTGAGCGTTTAGCATATGAAAAGAATTAAAGTTAGTATCGTTTTGGTAAAGCAAATTTGCACTAAGCAGCAGTTTGCAGCTTCAGAACTCACCGTAGGCCTCACGCTGACCTGACTGCAAAGCGAATATCCCATTGGCAGCTGCCTCCTCCTGTTCTTTAAGGAAACTCTTATGACGCTCAGCGCGCTCACGACGCCGACGCAGTCCTGGCGTAACGCCAGCCATATCCCGTGCTAAAATCgtacaataatattaaaaactaaccCTAGAGCTTTTACATCTACACCTACGTTTCTTCTCTTGAAACAGTCCACTGCTGAACTCTGTAGAGTTGGCAGAGCCGGAGCTGTCGTCCTCATCCAATGTGGCCTGAGTGGGCGTCATGCGTAGCACCGCTGTGGGCAGCACCTTGGTCAAGGGCGCTGGACTATTGTCTGTGCTATGACGTCGGGACTTGCGGCGCTCTGTGGTATTGGAGCCGGGACGATAGCGTTGCGTCTTGCGCATGGAATTCTGAGGCAGTCGTTGGCCATCAGATTCACCATCTTCAAATctattgaatacaaattagcatgaatttgtttttaagcaatttggcAATTAACTTACTTCAAGACCGCCTCATATAACTGCAGCTGATCCAGCAGATCGAGATCAGTGCCTGGCTTGGACATGTAACGCTGTATAACTGTCTCCATGCCCTGCTGCTCCAGTAAATCACTTTCATCATAGAAACTATCTTGATCATTGAGTCCTGCTAAGGTTTTATTGATTAACGATGTAGCATAGATTACGAGCTCTGCATCTGCATTATCATAGTCTTTGAGAAGTCTGTGAAATGAAAGTAGATCAGAGATGCACAAGACTTAAACTCTGAATTCAGTCTGGCTTACCTCATTATATTTGTCCAGGGCAGCGTACCCTGAGCATTATCCACTGCGTGCAAAGCGCTCACCAGTACATAGCAATTGGATTCAGCGTATTCTACGaatacaagcagcagcttgagcgcTGTTTTGACCACAGAACGATAATTGGAGGCGATCAACGAGTAAAGCCACTCCATGGTGGGCTGATGCTTCATAACGCCATTCATGCCGTCCACGTATAGCATGACCTAGACGAGAAACATGACATAATTAGCAGTGACTGCTAAgcagctgtttttattgatcgACTCATTGATTGAATCATTGAATCATTAAACACTTACCTGGCCCAGGGCACGCAGTATATAGTTTTGATAGTTCTGATCGGCGCAGTTGCCGACGCGGACAAGGCAATTAAGACCGCCGAGGGCAACAAAGGCATGCACCAGATCTTTATCCTCCTGGAATACTTGCTTGAGTGAGAACAGCGCACGTCGCAGATCGCTGCCCTCTGCGGAGAGTAGCTTCTCTGAaagaggaagaagaagaaatatGTAAGCTCTGGAAACAGTAAAGTCGATTGCTATATTTACCTATGATCGCATGAACCCGCACGCTCAGCTGTGTGCGCACCACCAACGAGTTTTTGCGACTGAAAtagaccaaaaaaaaatgagaatgAGATGGAGGTAGAGGTAGAGATTGAGATAGAGGGGAAggtataaaaaaatgaaattaattttgttggtaattggcaatggcaatggaaGAGTTAAAGCCACTAGTTGTAGAATAATATGTGGGGCTTGTGTTTCAAATTCAGTTCATTGACCAGTTAAGAACATTGATTACCCGCTGCTTGTGACTTCTACCCTACGTACGATacataataaaagtaataacaaaCGACGCAGATAATTGAAAATGGACTATGAAGCCAGAGCAGAGCACAGTGGACCTCGCTTGCGAAATTCAATTCGAGTCAATCGATTGATTCTATTtgataaagaatttttaagGCAAATCATTTCTTTGTTCTGAGCATTGTGATCCAAATCGCTGTTAAGCCTCACaagtaaaaatgtttaaaccaaacatttttttatatagaaatccAGTGTGTGGACCGGACTTTATATAGGTTTGGATTAGTTTAgcagaaaaaattaaagaatacTATTAGATTATCACTTCCTTAGCAATTAGAAGCCCTCAGTATCATACACCCTTTCGTGGAGTATTAAaaagatattaaataaaaacttattttctgttttgttaggaagttattaaatttattccGGTAAAAATGTTCAATCGCCCACTATGCAGCAACCGCAGCTAAGCGAACGTAGTCGAGGTAGGAATCCATAATGAAATATATGAATACACCGACagaaaaaaagcttaaatttgcGCCAATTTTAATAGCATCGATTtggtaaatttattaatttatttagtatatttttgtagttaatcttttgcttgtttgcttctgcttcaataaatattattggtgatttatatagtttagttattattttcatattttctatttatttttaaatgctgtcAAGTAATTCTTGATCCTAACTCTGTTGCCTTTTTTCGCTCTGTGTATCTTgttgtctcacacacacacatacatattgaAGTGCAAGCATGCCACACCTGTAAGTCTAAGTCAGTGTCTTCGACTGTCTTTTGTGGCTGCGTTGCAGATTGACAAGCGCACATGCTGCATGGCCCCCCCCTTCACTCCTCTCCCCATAGCACTCTCTATGGTATTTTGATGCGAACTGAAGCGCATGATTTGCATGCAAGCGCGCCTGCCATGACTAATACGATAAGCATGATTAGTGGCCTCGGCCTCGGCCCAGGCCATCAGCCACAGAGATCAGGCCACTCTTTACTACTTCtacttctgctgcttcttcttcttcttgctccACTCATTGGCGCCAGCGTACTCGTTTATGTCTTCTAAGGCTTTGCTTGCCTGCGCGAcacttaaattataatttttgtgctttttgctgttgttgctggctagTGAAAGTCTTGGGTTGACAGGAGGAATTCTCAACTATTTGCCACTGCATGCAGGGTAAGCGATTAAGTCTTTGAGTCTCAGCGTCGCTTAGTTAAATCGCTGGCCTCTGCCCCAGGGCGTTCATTGGCTTCTAAAGACGCGCCTGACATCACGTTCCTCTTGCCAGTTCACAGAGACAGGCATGGAATCGCTTAACACACCTAAGACATAGTTGCTCGACTATGATATACGCTGAAGCCTAATAGAGATGTTATAATCAGCAGGACTGAATATAAAGATACACAAAAGtaatatacaacatttttgaaGAAGTCCTACTCTACTCAATCTGATTGGATTTCAATTGGAAATGGTTACACTTAGTCTAGTAATGAGCTTAGATATTGAATCACATATGAATCAATCAATTCAAAAACGATTCACTTTGGTCTAACCCTAATTAGCAAATTCCTTTCCCTGCTTctcacaaaaatatttcgaaTACTTGTCACCAAGCTCACAGCCCACGCACTGCACCCAAAcggcaagcaaagcaatttgatATGCCTTAAGTCCCAGGCATATAACTTGTAACTGCCCAGACAAGTTATGAATTAAAGCCACACTCAgagttatatatacaattataatgaatataaaaaaatggcATTTGCCTACGttttgtttgagtttttagttatttttttatttgtttgggGATTAAATGCAAAGTAACTGCAAGTTGcagaaaaaatgtttgcaccAAGTTGCACGTACAAGCTGCAAAGCTGCGGAGGCATGCAAAAttcacaaatgcaaatgagaaTGCGACTGCAGACGCGAGACTCTGTGACTGAGAgtctgtgagtgtgtgagtgactGTGACTCGACTCGTAGTCGGTGGCAGTTTCCTGTGCCGCAGATAGCGACATTTTTTATGGCCAGTGCCGCCAGTGACAGCTGCCTGGCCAATATCTTTATTAGCAAAATGGGTAAAGGCGGCTGGCTCAACTGGCCAAAgcggcgtatgtgtaatgcatgttgttttacttttttagtGAAAGGCCTAAGCCACCCACGAGGCAACTGGCGagtgcaactgttgcaactgttgctgctgccccagaAACCCAGAGCATTAGTTAACGGCTTTTCCTGCCTGCCTCACAGAAAATGAGTTCAAGGCAAACGcgtgaaaagtgaaaagcgagtcgagtcgagtcgctAATAAATCATAAACGATTGTGGGTGAAAAATAGACTTACCTCGCCTGCAGCCCCTCGATTTCCTCAGTCTGCTCCGCCAGCGATGATTCCAGATCCAGATAGGCGCCAAAGTCTCCATCCTTGTACACCTGTATGGCCGCATCATCAATCTGCAAGAGCACAAAGTGTAAACAGTGAGACACTGAAATTTCTGCTTTCTGCTTtggcaattataatttaagtcAGAGCTAAAAGTAAGTGACGTCGATCAACCGCATTACGCAGTAAAAGTTGTGTATGAGCAGAAggaaaaaatcacaaaaaagagaaaagaagACTCTGTGtggtgtgttgtgttgtgttgcatgccacagcggCGTGTATAGAACCATTTTGCACACAGATTGAAAGTCAGACAGACGAACTCTCGACGGTGATTTCGTTTAGAGTAGCTGCTGATGGCCAGCGCCAACTTAATTGTAGTTGCTGCCGTTCATGATGAcgtcgttgttgctgtgctcAAGCTAATGGGTCAAACCTACTTTTCAACCACGAATGGGCATGCGCTATGCTTTCAGTTTTTCAACAGctacgctgctgcttgctgctgcttgctgctgcgctgctgctgctgctgctgctgattgccaTGGCCAAGTCGCGATCAAAATCTTGCAGCTCCTGCTGCGCTGATTGAAGGCAGCATTGGCTCTAGCTTTGGCATTTTCTCGCTTCTTTCTCGTTTTATTGGCGCATTGAAAGtaattatttgtgtatttaCAGAACGATTACCGGACAACATGAAATTATGTGTGTCGACGCTTGCTTAATGTGTGAACAGTGCGCGCAGCCAGATGATCCGGGTtaaaattacacatacgccccCCAGGCCCATGAGAATATGAGCTGTCTTGGCTGCGGCTTCAGACACACCCATCTAGTAATAACAATGGCCACATTGCAAGCTGGCGTAGCCCAAAAGGCcattttctaaataaaataagaatacATCAAAAAAGGCGCAGCCAGCCTTATGATACACTTTGACCAGAAGATCGACAAATTTTGtctgcaaacaaatattgttgGCATAAATTCGTTGGGAGTATATTTGactttcaaatataaaagcgTAATGTTTTGGAAACAGGAGTACCTACATTCCATACAAATTCTGtgtctctagctcttatagtctgtgacttattgttgctcatacagacggagaAACAGGTGGATAGGACTGAATCAACTTTGTTTTgtcaagaatatataatatattctatatatataccttATGGGGTCCGCAATTGTTTCTCTTGTTACATATGATATGATATGACATTTATCTTCAgcgtcaaagtgtattaagcCAAGTGCACGCAAAAGCAACCGCTGGGTCATTGATCTTTTGTCTAGAACAATTGTTAACGACAGAAAGCTGAGTAGCATAGCACGCGTTTTAAGTCTGTGTCATAATCTTGGCTGCTCTAGTAACCATGCTGTCTAATATGAATCTTATCAGCGAATGCTTCACTTACTTAAAATTTCCTATATGAGGCAATGTTAATTCGCAAAAATTATTAGATTACGTcaacgcaacaacaaacagcatgCGAAATCATGCTTCCTGTTTATTGAATCAGTCATGTTTGTGCTGTTTTCAGAAAATATTGTCTCATAGGTAAGTTGAAGtgagacagaaagagagagagaggtggACACTTGTATTGAACGATAGTTGTTATATTAATCATTGGAAATTAGATTTAACATAATATATTATCAGATATTTAGGTATCTAACATGGTACTTAAAAGTTTTTTCGTCACAAAGTACAATGCAAGTCTTCAATAGTTTGTataactaaattcattttctcaaatcaaaatattttttaaaatattaattgaatgtaaaatgaatgtattttttaatagtaAATTGGATTTTTACAAGTATTCAACATGCAATTATCCAATTTACCATAAAATGTTGAAGAGCACTCAATATCAACTTGATCAGACCTAAGCagcatattttttgaaaaaagcTCATAACTAGAGCTAACCACCATAAAATATGTGGAGActtttgtcaaaatatttaatgcacaaatttgcaaatgcacAATTTAGAAGCCACATGTTGGGTTTGTTATGTAAACTTTggattttctatattttatatatttatatattaatttaaataaaagaagtGCCAAATGTATAGCTAACGTCTAACCAACTAACAGCTTTAAAACTTACATAAGTCTTGTCGCAAAGatgaaaatcaaagcaaaatatgttGGCAGACACAAAAGAAATCATAAATAACCTGAGGCAACGCCAGGCGTTGGCTTAGACAGtctactatttattttaatttctttcatttatatatatatttttataaattttttttgtttttgttttcttatagATTCATTCACAGgcgtatgcaaatttatggcaGGCGGCTTCTTctgtgttttatatttttcttttggaCTGGCTGTTGATATTTTGACTGAAGCATGACAagttttttaatcaaattaaatttttgcatacgCTTAGCGCGATCGCCAAACTCATAAACGCGACCATTGACACAGTTAAGATAAACGCGTAGAACAAACAAAGTTAGTAACccgaagagagagagagagagagcgagacagttgcagcaacagctgacaaatggcattaacaaataaacaatataaatatgtggGATTCATTGTTGCAGGAAGTCGAGCTTAAGTTTTATGACACAAAATGAAACGTGATGAGAGCTGCTCACACTTTTGCTTTCCAACCAATGTCAGTTGACCAGAGCTTGGGTTAACTGACCTCTGCCGGTCgtaagcaaattaatgttaattgttataaaaagcCTTGgtggcaacaaaaagtttcCCACTGagctcaaatatatatgtcaattatttaaataaataatacacgTCAGTGTGCTATACatcaaataatgaaattatctATGACAtcatttttttagtttaatcgatttgtttaaaaactaCGTGAATTTGattagctttaacttttctttatttattttgattccGTTTTTAACTTTGATTGAAGCACTcgctttatatatactatacatacATCTATATGCTTATCTAAacaaagctttttattttattttattttgcaacagcgattggcaaaggcaaaggcaaaggcataaaaataaatgcgaatAAATAAGCCACAAGTCGATTGACCGCTACGTATAcaaaattgattatttttatatagatatatactatatatgtgcAGCTGTACCGCATGACATCATAAAAAACTTTTAGACATTTCGTTTGAGGTGAAAATTTATGATTCTATTGTAATGCGCGTAAATTTAGCCGCGAGTACAACAAGCTCCAAGTTCTTTAGAGTCCAGAGTCGCTGACTAATTGGACAAATAGCATtcacagctgccgctgccgctgccgctgcggctgcggctgcgctgcctgccacaTAAATTTACCTACGACAACATCCTGAGAGAGGGAGGGATAAGCAAATGCGAATGCAAACGCGAAAAAACGAGAATGTTGCATTTCCTTTTGAGATTTGCTCATTAGAATTTATTGCTGCCGCTTGTCAAGATTTACGTATCCTTGACTACAgctttgcagctttggctttggctttggctgtggctttagctgcagctccagaTGACAGATGACAGCGAATGGTGCTCGTTTGCGCTCTCGTTGTTgtatgttgcatgtggcaagcggGCAAAtagacaggcaggcagcaacatTGGCTATTGCGCTTGTTTCCAGCCTCTTTGCAAATTAGTCAAAGTCAGTTGCAAGCGGCGTTGGCCACAAACAATGGCTGCCCCGCAACTTAGATAATTGCTGACCAAAGGCTTTCCACAATGCCAATGAAAAGTGCggcaagtttttgttgctcttgctgttgctattcTCCCCAACTTCCTATTAGTTGCCACAGATTGTGCGATAGCAATAAGTTAGCCTTAGGCTTAAACAGACAAGCTGCAACTCTCGGCTCTCGGCTTGGGGTTGGCCCCAGCGCTGATGTCTTTAGGGATAGCATCTCTAGATCAACTTTTCTATAGCCATTGTCTTTACTCTAGACTCTAAGCCACAAATGCATCATTTTCTTAGACGTATagtacaaaaaattaacaaaaacaagagaTAATCTGACTGCGGCTCAAATGTTTGGCATTGTGTCCGgattttaagaatttaataaaccTAACCTGGTTATTATTCTAACTTTTAATGCAAGATCAGGATTAGGAATTTATTGGGTCGatttaattcattattttttaattttttagttcatttaaagcttgattttgaatatattcaaaaatttgaTTACAAGCTAAGACTCGATTAACCGTaatccgtccgtctgtatgaacaACATGATCTCAAATACTTTGAAAGATTAGAGCAACCTAAATTTTGGTATGTTTcggtattattttatttggtattttatttttgaatat
The DNA window shown above is from Drosophila busckii strain San Diego stock center, stock number 13000-0081.31 chromosome 3L, ASM1175060v1, whole genome shotgun sequence and carries:
- the LOC108599800 gene encoding FH1/FH2 domain-containing protein 3 isoform X1; the protein is MIVKMEPDELITLRVQYLLDSDPLDATTAFPIPVRAPTYAFATTMPLATQLVTILRLLNAPQSIDDAAIQVYKDGDFGAYLDLESSLAEQTEEIEGLQASRKNSLVVRTQLSVRVHAIIEKLLSAEGSDLRRALFSLKQVFQEDKDLVHAFVALGGLNCLVRVGNCADQNYQNYILRALGQVMLYVDGMNGVMKHQPTMEWLYSLIASNYRSVVKTALKLLLVFVEYAESNCYVLVSALHAVDNAQGTLPWTNIMRLLKDYDNADAELVIYATSLINKTLAGLNDQDSFYDESDLLEQQGMETVIQRYMSKPGTDLDLLDQLQLYEAVLKFEDGESDGQRLPQNSMRKTQRYRPGSNTTERRKSRRHSTDNSPAPLTKVLPTAVLRMTPTQATLDEDDSSGSANSTEFSSGLFQEKKPRDMAGVTPGLRRRRERAERHKSFLKEQEEAAANGIFALQSGQREAYGQIVTAIPATIQSGESPPQSLLPELANNNAKHTNNNSNNNSGCIIETPNNSLLLSPTKQLLSGINSISIINNSFDKLNNNSNSNSNSNQHEFLTKKNLFRERNATVINGIKKNIQQTDSAYKKYENDENRLNNYYTQLNQSPKHQTPTQDVLSPKKALNATDFDFTPLSPAALKLDSPPEPAPLSPVHKPAAVVPPPPPPPPPPPLGWWIYPVAKAASSLTSTNNQSKQISVESTDLDGKDMLLQLKRDHTVKDLTQKLSNLPTSPTQESGQRAIVGDMSGLIRKPKRGCKSEEQGEIVRASSSVDQELKKSEPKKSENELHWEELVRGITRPLNLCDMDFTDLHSDDEKDVLAPRGLGAGIPPPPPPLGGGMVMPPPMMPPSLAPPPMFSYGGYGPSSLTNSVNSSMNGSENGDLANGTNTIRKTKKTVKLFWKEVREDMIPQVVGKTIWDELPNANVDTQKLEHLFESRAKDLMTKKQQELNKSKEIIVLDHKRSNAINIAMTKLPPPRAIKAAILKMDATVVTREGIDKLLNMLPSDEERGKIQEAMMSNPEMPLGSAEQFLLTLASISELGARLKLWAFRLDFDNSEKEIAEPLMDLKQGIEILRQNRTFRCILSTLLSVGIFLNGAPVKGFQIEYLAKVPEVKDTVHKHSLLHHLCHMVMETCSDTSDLYSEIGPITRASKADFTDLAHNLTQLESECKASWDRLKLIAKHDCAPPLKQKLVDFLADCAERIIILQIVHRRVMNRYRKFLLWLGMPQHSVAESRPNEFCRTLSEFALEYRTTRERVQQQLEKKANHRERNKTRGKLIIDMAKFKAQTKEDTQDAELKQLLGTASADQADGTLTWRRRRAEQLRSPIARQSEEQFTDGDDEILESLVKTATKASGTRTTPRERKRTRNADRKSLRRTLKNGLTDEEKQHVAALIQTY